Proteins encoded within one genomic window of Nitrospirota bacterium:
- a CDS encoding ATP-binding cassette domain-containing protein yields the protein MSEKSPLIEVRDVSFGFGEEAVLRDVRFSVAEGEIFAILGASGSGKSTLMKLMVGLLKPDEGHVLIHGEALCCAPSERQRELKRGIGVLFQSGALFGSMTVGENVALPLEEYTNLSPASIREAVRMKLAMVGLARYENHLPSELSGGMQKRAGLARAMALDPAVLFFDEPSAGLDPLLSAEIDDMIRSINAMGTTIVIVTHELLSILAVAERVVMLDEEERGIIAEGDPRQLKESASDPRVWCFFNRRGEQAREGKAKCPGRRLRNS from the coding sequence ATGAGCGAGAAGAGTCCCCTCATAGAGGTAAGGGACGTCTCTTTCGGCTTCGGGGAAGAGGCCGTCCTGCGCGACGTGCGTTTCAGCGTGGCGGAGGGAGAGATATTCGCCATCCTCGGGGCAAGCGGCTCGGGGAAGTCGACGCTCATGAAGCTCATGGTGGGCCTTCTCAAGCCCGACGAGGGGCACGTGCTCATCCACGGAGAGGCCCTGTGCTGCGCTCCATCCGAGAGGCAGAGGGAGCTCAAGAGGGGAATAGGGGTGCTCTTTCAGTCTGGGGCGCTTTTCGGCTCCATGACGGTGGGAGAGAACGTCGCCCTTCCTCTGGAGGAATATACGAACCTGTCCCCGGCATCCATCAGGGAAGCGGTCAGGATGAAGCTTGCCATGGTGGGCCTGGCGCGCTACGAGAACCATCTTCCCTCGGAGCTTTCCGGCGGGATGCAGAAGCGGGCGGGGCTGGCCAGGGCGATGGCCCTGGACCCGGCCGTGCTTTTTTTCGATGAGCCCTCGGCCGGGCTCGACCCCCTCCTGTCGGCGGAAATCGACGACATGATACGCAGCATCAACGCCATGGGCACCACCATAGTCATCGTGACCCACGAGCTCCTGTCCATTCTGGCCGTCGCCGAGAGGGTGGTGATGCTCGATGAGGAAGAACGGGGTATAATTGCGGAAGGCGACCCCCGGCAGCTCAAGGAGAGCGCTTCGGACCCGCGCGTGTGGTGCTTCTTCAACCGCCGGGGCGAACAGGCAAGGGAAGGAAAGGCAAAGTGCCCAGGGAGAAGACTTCGAAATTCATGA